Proteins co-encoded in one Xanthomonas campestris pv. badrii genomic window:
- the msrA gene encoding peptide-methionine (S)-S-oxide reductase MsrA gives MLGIGAFKQRMPRPGEALPGREQALPLHNTHLIHGHPLRGDFTGLAQVQFGLGCFWGAERKFWSVPGVYTTAVGYAGGQTPNATYGEVCSGQTGHTEAVLVVYDEASVPFAQLLRTFWESHDPTQGMQQGNDVGTQYRSAIYCTTQEQYDAALASRDAYQQQLTAAGYGAITTEIRFPAPTFYYAEDDHQQYLAKHPNGYCGLGGTGVSCPIGLDA, from the coding sequence ATGCTGGGAATCGGCGCCTTCAAACAACGCATGCCACGTCCGGGTGAAGCACTGCCTGGACGCGAGCAAGCGCTACCGCTGCACAACACGCACCTGATCCATGGGCATCCGTTGCGCGGTGACTTCACTGGCCTGGCCCAGGTGCAGTTCGGGCTGGGATGCTTCTGGGGCGCAGAACGCAAGTTCTGGAGCGTGCCAGGGGTGTACACCACGGCAGTGGGGTATGCCGGGGGCCAGACGCCCAACGCCACTTATGGCGAAGTGTGTTCCGGGCAGACCGGACACACCGAAGCGGTGCTGGTGGTGTACGACGAAGCGTCGGTGCCGTTCGCGCAGTTGCTGCGTACGTTCTGGGAAAGCCACGACCCCACCCAGGGCATGCAGCAGGGTAACGACGTCGGCACGCAATACCGCTCGGCCATCTATTGCACCACGCAGGAGCAGTACGACGCGGCACTTGCCAGCCGCGACGCCTACCAGCAGCAGCTGACTGCGGCGGGGTATGGCGCCATCACCACGGAGATCCGTTTCCCGGCACCGACGTTCTACTACGCCGAAGACGATCACCAGCAATACCTCGCCAAGCATCCCAATGGGTATTGCGGGCTTGGCGGAACGGGAGTGAGCTGCCCGATCGGGCTGGATGCCTGA
- a CDS encoding type 1 glutamine amidotransferase family protein, protein MANIAVVMVDGVADWEIGVVLPAAREWFGDQVAIASIDGQPVQSIGGLRITPEFALSDLAPLEADLWILPGSERWQAGEIPGLSGLLVERVQQQRPVAAICGATIALAYAGLLDERAHTSNSLAFLQENVVPYAGAHQFRHEKVVTADGVITAPGTSPVGFALACMRLLHPERTDTLAQLRGMFAGEFV, encoded by the coding sequence ATGGCAAACATTGCAGTGGTGATGGTCGACGGCGTGGCCGACTGGGAAATCGGCGTGGTGCTGCCGGCAGCGCGCGAGTGGTTCGGCGACCAGGTGGCCATTGCCAGCATCGACGGGCAGCCGGTGCAGTCCATCGGCGGGCTGCGCATCACGCCGGAATTCGCACTCTCGGATCTTGCGCCACTGGAAGCGGACCTGTGGATCCTGCCCGGCAGCGAGCGTTGGCAGGCCGGCGAGATCCCGGGCCTGAGCGGCTTGCTGGTTGAACGCGTACAGCAGCAGCGCCCGGTCGCAGCGATCTGTGGCGCCACCATCGCATTGGCCTACGCCGGCCTGCTCGACGAACGCGCCCACACCAGCAACTCGCTGGCCTTTCTGCAGGAAAACGTGGTGCCATATGCGGGCGCCCACCAGTTTCGGCACGAAAAAGTCGTGACCGCCGACGGCGTGATCACCGCACCCGGCACCAGCCCGGTGGGGTTTGCACTGGCCTGCATGCGTCTGCTGCACCCCGAACGCACCGATACGCTCGCACAGCTGCGTGGCATGTTTGCCGGCGAATTCGTCTGA
- the tal gene encoding transaldolase, which produces MTASPSKLAQLRDLSVVVADTGDYDAIKRLKPVDCTTNPTLVKKALDLPVYADLIERELAWGREHGGDDRTATIHEVADRLTIGVGVKLAELVPGRVSTEVDADLAHDTQATIAKARKFIAMYAERGVPKDKILIKIAATWEGIEAARQLQREGIDCNLTLIFNHSQALACAEAGVFLISPFVGRILDYYVAQGQTPASIDEDPGVVFVRTVYDAFKRRGSSTVVMGASFRSTAQIEALAGCDRLTISPDLLEKLDAEHGQLPRKLSPAKADNAQITPIDADSFATDLAADAMATEKLAGGIETFAKDLQALRKTIADKLAG; this is translated from the coding sequence CCTGTCCGTGGTGGTCGCCGATACCGGCGATTACGACGCCATCAAGCGCCTGAAGCCGGTCGACTGCACCACCAATCCCACCCTGGTCAAAAAGGCGCTGGACCTGCCGGTCTATGCCGACCTGATCGAGCGCGAGCTGGCCTGGGGCCGCGAGCATGGCGGCGACGATCGCACCGCCACCATCCACGAGGTTGCCGACCGTCTGACCATCGGCGTGGGCGTCAAACTGGCTGAACTGGTGCCGGGGCGCGTGTCCACCGAGGTCGATGCCGACCTGGCCCACGATACCCAGGCCACCATCGCCAAGGCGCGCAAGTTCATCGCGATGTACGCCGAGCGTGGCGTGCCCAAGGACAAGATCCTGATCAAGATCGCCGCCACCTGGGAAGGCATCGAAGCCGCACGCCAGCTGCAGCGTGAGGGCATCGACTGCAACCTGACGCTGATCTTCAATCACTCGCAGGCGCTGGCCTGTGCCGAGGCGGGCGTGTTCCTGATCTCCCCGTTCGTGGGCCGCATCCTGGATTACTACGTCGCCCAGGGCCAGACCCCGGCCAGCATCGACGAAGACCCGGGCGTGGTGTTCGTGCGCACCGTGTACGACGCATTCAAGCGCCGCGGGTCGTCCACCGTGGTGATGGGGGCCTCGTTCCGCTCCACCGCGCAGATCGAAGCGTTGGCCGGCTGCGACCGCCTGACCATCTCGCCGGACCTGCTGGAAAAGCTCGACGCCGAACACGGGCAGTTGCCGCGCAAGCTGTCGCCGGCCAAGGCCGACAACGCGCAGATCACCCCGATCGACGCCGACAGCTTCGCCACCGACCTGGCCGCCGATGCGATGGCCACCGAAAAGCTGGCCGGCGGCATCGAGACCTTCGCCAAGGACCTGCAGGCCCTGCGCAAGACCATTGCCGACAAACTCGCCGGCTGA